From the genome of Variovorax sp. RA8, one region includes:
- a CDS encoding sensor histidine kinase, which translates to MELSPAVILGLGLNLSLACVPRALAARRPHPVDPSASEALAPVERRWLDLRTALEEMSRSCGAMLHAAGIALEHRLPDIALGVWADPGELRQAFMQIVRLACEAMPRGGMLKTLARRENGQAVVSFMDSSLASGQQPRLAALFDRLFAARQPIAPEEGELRASVLLARRIVDRLGGRLYAAPSALGGMGLTLRMPVAAAGQGAQP; encoded by the coding sequence ATGGAACTCTCGCCCGCCGTCATCCTCGGGCTCGGCCTGAACCTGTCGCTCGCCTGCGTGCCGCGCGCACTCGCGGCCCGCAGGCCGCACCCTGTCGACCCCAGCGCCTCCGAGGCGCTCGCACCCGTCGAGCGCCGCTGGCTCGACCTGCGCACCGCGCTCGAAGAGATGTCCCGTTCCTGCGGCGCGATGCTGCACGCGGCGGGCATCGCGCTCGAGCACCGGTTGCCCGACATCGCGCTCGGCGTGTGGGCAGACCCGGGCGAGCTGCGGCAGGCATTCATGCAGATCGTGCGCCTCGCGTGCGAAGCCATGCCGCGCGGTGGCATGCTGAAGACGCTGGCACGGCGCGAGAACGGCCAGGCGGTGGTGAGTTTCATGGACTCCAGCCTGGCCTCCGGACAGCAGCCACGGCTGGCCGCGCTCTTCGACCGTCTCTTCGCCGCGCGCCAGCCCATTGCGCCGGAGGAGGGCGAGCTGCGCGCCAGCGTGCTGCTGGCGCGGCGCATCGTCGATCGCCTGGGCGGCCGCCTGTATGCCGCGCCCTCGGCACTGGGCGGCATGGGCCTCACGCTGCGGATGCCCGTGGCTGCTGCCGGCCAGGGGGCGCAGCCATGA
- a CDS encoding transglutaminase-like domain-containing protein, whose translation MLIRIGFDIELGVSAPTALIYMLQVHPSRAGDIVGSENITISPPLATDFYRDGFDNQCARVRVPAGVTRVRLRNEAKVFDNGWPDPVDLGAVEHTPDQLPVETLRFLLPSRYCEVDGELLAFAWSRFGQLPKGWSLVQAICDYVHQHLVFDYQSARPTRTALEAWRERVGVCRDFTHLAITLCRCMNVPARYVTGYLGDIGIPPVPYPMDFSAWFEVYLGDRWWTFDARHNTPRIGRIMIAHGRDAADVPITMVFGEHTLERFEVVTEEVVG comes from the coding sequence ATGCTCATCCGAATCGGCTTCGACATCGAACTCGGCGTGAGCGCGCCGACCGCCTTGATCTACATGCTGCAGGTGCATCCTTCGCGGGCCGGCGACATCGTCGGGAGCGAGAACATCACGATCAGCCCGCCGCTCGCGACCGACTTCTACCGCGACGGCTTCGACAACCAGTGTGCACGGGTTCGCGTGCCCGCGGGCGTCACGCGAGTGCGCCTGCGCAACGAGGCAAAGGTCTTCGACAACGGCTGGCCCGACCCGGTCGACCTCGGCGCGGTCGAGCACACGCCCGACCAACTGCCGGTGGAGACCCTGCGCTTCCTGCTGCCGAGCCGCTACTGCGAGGTGGACGGCGAGCTGCTGGCCTTCGCCTGGAGCCGCTTCGGCCAGTTGCCCAAGGGCTGGTCGCTGGTGCAGGCGATCTGCGACTACGTGCACCAGCACCTGGTCTTCGACTACCAGAGCGCGCGTCCCACGCGGACCGCGCTGGAGGCGTGGCGAGAACGCGTCGGCGTCTGCCGCGACTTCACCCACCTCGCGATCACGCTGTGCCGCTGCATGAACGTACCCGCCCGCTACGTCACCGGCTATCTAGGCGACATCGGCATCCCGCCGGTGCCGTATCCGATGGACTTCAGCGCCTGGTTCGAGGTCTACCTCGGCGACCGCTGGTGGACCTTCGATGCCCGGCACAACACGCCGCGCATCGGCCGCATCATGATCGCGCACGGCCGCGACGCCGCCGATGTACCGATCACCATGGTGTTCGGCGAGCACACGCTGGAGCGCTTCGAGGTGGTGACCGAGGAAGTGGTGGGCTGA
- the katE gene encoding catalase HPII — MTPAKKPSGSRRPKPTNGSNDKLEQLAESIAENTPRITTNQGVQIPDNHNSLRAGVRGPSLLEDFILREKITHFDHERIPERVVHARGEAAHGYFEVYKSMSQFTSADFLQDPSVKTPVFVRFSTVAGSRGSADTVRDVRGFAVKFYTREGNYDLVGNNIPVFFIQDAIKFPDLIHAVKPEPHHEMPQAASAHDTFWDFASLMPETTHMLMWIMSDRAIPRSLRMMEGFGVHSFRFVNARGESHFVKFHWKPKLGIHGLAWDEAQKIAGKDPDFHRRDLWEAIERGDFPEWELGVQMIPQDKEHSLPFDLLDPTKLIPEEMVPVQRIGRLVLNRNPDNFFAETEQVAFHPGHLVPGIDFTNDPLLQGRLFSYTDTQLSRLGGPNFHELPINKSVCPFHNFQRDGMHRQAIARGHVAYEPHSLNDGKEFRIDGASGGFQSFPEEIETPKVRRRSPSFDDHFTQARLFFNSQSVPEKEHIIAAFRFELSKVAAPIIRQRMVDNLALVDEKLARRVAEPLGIGAPDPKAAAGRAGYREHRMKLPIEESPALRMVDTGDGSIKTRQVAILAVDGIDSASLKPIREAIEQAGAQCKVVGPRLGTVTSASKRQVEVDATFLAMPSVMFDAVLVPAGAPGAEAMARNGDAVHFVLEAYKHCKAICTVGEGVQLLSMLGIGTDAKSFPPGVVVAATPTTNLGDSTAAVKIAHDFVAAIAKHRHWDRPGIDAVPA, encoded by the coding sequence ATGACACCCGCGAAGAAGCCCTCCGGCAGCCGCCGCCCCAAGCCGACGAACGGCAGCAACGACAAGCTGGAACAGCTGGCCGAATCGATCGCCGAAAACACACCGCGCATCACCACCAACCAGGGCGTTCAGATCCCCGACAACCACAACTCGCTGCGGGCGGGCGTGCGGGGGCCCTCGCTGCTGGAAGACTTCATCCTGCGCGAGAAGATCACGCACTTCGACCACGAGCGCATCCCCGAGCGCGTGGTGCATGCGCGCGGCGAGGCGGCCCATGGCTACTTCGAGGTCTACAAGTCGATGTCGCAGTTCACCTCGGCCGACTTCCTGCAGGACCCCTCGGTCAAGACGCCGGTCTTCGTGCGCTTCTCCACGGTGGCCGGCTCGCGCGGCTCGGCGGACACCGTGCGCGACGTGCGCGGCTTCGCCGTCAAGTTCTACACGCGCGAGGGCAACTACGACCTGGTGGGCAACAACATCCCGGTCTTCTTCATCCAGGATGCGATCAAGTTCCCCGACCTGATCCATGCGGTCAAGCCCGAGCCGCACCACGAGATGCCGCAGGCCGCGAGCGCCCACGACACCTTCTGGGACTTCGCCTCGCTGATGCCCGAGACCACCCACATGCTGATGTGGATCATGTCGGACCGCGCGATCCCGCGCAGCCTGCGCATGATGGAGGGCTTCGGCGTCCACAGCTTTCGATTCGTCAACGCGCGCGGCGAGAGCCATTTCGTCAAGTTCCACTGGAAGCCAAAGCTCGGCATCCACGGCCTGGCCTGGGACGAGGCGCAGAAGATCGCCGGCAAGGACCCGGACTTTCATCGCCGTGACCTCTGGGAGGCGATCGAGCGCGGCGACTTCCCCGAATGGGAACTGGGCGTGCAGATGATCCCGCAGGACAAGGAGCATTCGCTGCCCTTCGACCTGCTGGACCCGACCAAGCTCATTCCCGAGGAGATGGTGCCGGTGCAGCGCATCGGGCGACTGGTGCTCAACCGCAATCCCGACAACTTCTTCGCGGAGACCGAGCAGGTCGCCTTCCATCCGGGGCATCTGGTGCCCGGCATCGACTTCACCAACGACCCGCTGCTGCAGGGGCGCCTGTTCTCGTACACCGACACGCAGCTTTCGCGGCTGGGCGGGCCCAATTTCCACGAGCTGCCGATCAACAAGAGCGTCTGCCCCTTCCACAACTTCCAGCGCGACGGCATGCACCGCCAGGCCATCGCGCGCGGCCACGTGGCCTACGAGCCGCACTCGCTGAACGACGGCAAGGAGTTCCGCATCGACGGCGCCAGCGGCGGTTTCCAGTCCTTCCCCGAGGAGATCGAGACGCCGAAGGTGCGGCGCCGCAGCCCCAGCTTCGACGACCACTTCACCCAGGCGCGGCTGTTCTTCAACAGCCAGAGCGTGCCCGAGAAGGAGCACATCATCGCGGCCTTCCGCTTCGAGCTCTCGAAGGTCGCGGCGCCGATCATCCGCCAGCGGATGGTCGACAACCTCGCGCTCGTCGACGAGAAGCTGGCGCGCCGCGTGGCCGAGCCGCTGGGCATCGGTGCACCCGATCCGAAGGCGGCCGCGGGCCGCGCCGGCTACCGCGAGCACCGGATGAAGCTGCCGATCGAGGAGTCGCCGGCGCTGCGCATGGTCGACACCGGCGACGGCTCGATCAAGACCCGCCAGGTCGCGATCCTGGCGGTGGACGGCATCGACTCGGCCTCGCTCAAGCCCATCCGCGAGGCGATCGAACAGGCCGGCGCGCAATGCAAGGTGGTGGGGCCGCGGCTGGGCACGGTCACCAGCGCGTCGAAGCGCCAGGTCGAGGTGGACGCCACGTTCCTCGCCATGCCCTCGGTGATGTTCGATGCGGTGCTGGTGCCGGCCGGCGCGCCGGGTGCCGAGGCCATGGCGCGCAACGGCGACGCGGTGCACTTCGTGCTCGAAGCCTACAAGCACTGCAAGGCCATCTGCACCGTGGGCGAGGGCGTACAGCTGCTGTCGATGCTTGGCATCGGCACCGACGCCAAGTCGTTCCCGCCCGGTGTCGTGGTGGCCGCGACGCCGACCACCAATCTCGGCGACAGCACGGCTGCGGTGAAGATCGCGCACGACTTCGTCGCTGCGATCGCCAAGCATCGGCACTGGGATCGGCCCGGGATCGACGCCGTCCCCGCGTAG
- a CDS encoding response regulator, with the protein MSRILIVEDEADIASVLQDYLRHAGHETEHVADGRTALARMLEAPPDLTLLDIMLPGLDGLGVLRQARVHTSHPIIMLTARIEEVDRLLGLELGADDYVCKPFSPREVVARVRAVLRRVEGLAATDREAEAPVVLDEAHWRATLGGSPLNLTRREFRLLQAMSRHPGRIFPRARLLELAYDDDADVSERAVDSHIKNLRRKLSAAAPSHDWIRSVYGVGFAFEAPLD; encoded by the coding sequence GTGAGCCGCATCCTGATCGTCGAGGACGAGGCCGACATCGCCTCGGTGCTGCAGGACTACCTGCGCCATGCCGGCCACGAGACCGAGCACGTGGCCGACGGCCGCACGGCGCTGGCGCGCATGCTGGAGGCACCGCCCGACCTCACGCTGCTCGACATCATGCTGCCGGGGCTGGATGGCCTGGGTGTGCTGCGGCAGGCCCGCGTGCACACCAGCCACCCGATCATCATGCTCACCGCGCGGATCGAGGAGGTCGACCGCCTGCTGGGGCTGGAGCTGGGGGCCGACGACTACGTGTGCAAGCCCTTTTCGCCGCGCGAGGTGGTGGCCCGCGTGCGCGCCGTGCTGCGCCGCGTCGAGGGCCTGGCCGCGACCGACCGCGAGGCCGAGGCCCCGGTGGTACTGGACGAGGCGCACTGGCGCGCGACGCTGGGCGGCAGCCCGCTGAACCTGACGCGGCGCGAGTTCAGGCTGCTGCAGGCGATGTCGCGGCACCCCGGCCGCATCTTCCCGCGGGCCCGGCTGCTGGAGCTGGCCTACGACGACGATGCCGACGTCTCTGAACGCGCGGTGGACAGCCACATCAAGAACCTGCGGCGCAAGCTCTCCGCCGCTGCGCCCTCGCACGACTGGATTCGCTCCGTCTACGGCGTGGGCTTCGCCTTCGAGGCACCCCTCGATTGA
- a CDS encoding porin, with protein MRKSLAALAALAATGAAFAQSSVTLFGVVDAGVSYQSATARDAVTGLSSKQSQWSLANSGYNSSRIGFRGTEDLGGGLAASFWLEAPISNDDGATGISTFSRRSTVSLSGGFGELRLGRDYAPTFWNDTVFDPFGTNGSGTNVISSVSASSSLANSNYTRASNSIGYFLPGNLGGFYGQIQYSLHENTDTSGSASTASTNSNAGRYIGGRFGWANGPVDVAVSLGESIAADNTTLTRKVRTGNLGASYDFGPVKLFGELSSVRNGFETAFASTHDSYDGYLLGATVPVGPGLIRASYSAVRYNEGAAGLLGEEPRVQKLALGYVHNLSKRTALYATVARVNNRNDAAYSGSLSSAITTGYGSTGAGYAGLPRSSTGYDFGIRHAF; from the coding sequence ATGAGAAAGTCCCTCGCGGCCCTCGCCGCTCTTGCCGCCACCGGGGCGGCCTTTGCCCAGTCGTCCGTCACGCTCTTCGGCGTGGTGGACGCGGGCGTGAGCTACCAGTCGGCGACCGCGCGCGATGCCGTCACCGGCCTGAGCTCAAAGCAAAGCCAATGGAGCCTGGCCAACTCGGGCTACAACTCCAGCCGCATCGGCTTCCGCGGCACGGAAGACCTGGGCGGCGGGCTGGCCGCGAGCTTCTGGCTCGAGGCGCCCATCAGCAACGACGACGGCGCCACCGGCATCAGCACCTTCAGCCGCCGCTCGACGGTGAGCCTGTCGGGCGGTTTCGGCGAACTGCGCCTGGGCCGCGACTACGCGCCGACCTTCTGGAACGACACGGTGTTCGACCCCTTCGGCACCAATGGCTCGGGCACCAACGTGATCAGTTCGGTGAGTGCGAGCAGCAGCCTTGCGAACTCGAACTACACGCGCGCCAGCAACTCGATCGGCTACTTCCTGCCTGGGAACCTGGGCGGCTTCTACGGCCAGATCCAGTACAGCCTGCACGAGAACACCGACACCAGCGGCTCGGCCAGCACCGCCTCGACCAACAGCAATGCAGGCCGCTACATCGGCGGGCGCTTCGGCTGGGCCAACGGGCCCGTGGATGTCGCGGTGTCGCTGGGTGAGAGCATCGCGGCGGACAACACCACGCTCACGCGCAAGGTGCGCACGGGCAATCTCGGCGCCTCCTACGACTTCGGCCCGGTCAAGCTGTTCGGCGAGCTGTCGAGCGTGCGCAACGGCTTCGAGACCGCGTTCGCATCGACGCACGACAGCTACGACGGCTACCTGCTGGGCGCCACCGTGCCGGTCGGGCCGGGGCTGATACGCGCCTCGTACTCCGCCGTCCGCTACAACGAGGGCGCGGCGGGCCTGCTGGGCGAAGAGCCTCGGGTGCAGAAGCTGGCACTGGGCTATGTGCACAACCTGTCGAAGCGCACCGCGCTCTACGCCACCGTGGCGCGTGTGAACAATCGCAACGATGCGGCCTACAGCGGCAGCCTCAGCTCCGCCATCACGACCGGCTACGGCAGCACGGGCGCCGGCTACGCGGGCCTGCCGCGTTCCTCGACCGGCTACGACTTCGGCATCCGCCATGCCTTCTGA
- a CDS encoding succinylglutamate desuccinylase/aspartoacylase domain-containing protein, translating into MSEQQPPAPDLLRIHGFTSLEPGPRLIVLGGVHGDETCGTVGIERALAELDSGALQLLRGQLTLVPVANPLARRLMRREGERNLNRLFKPTPTGQDPSDYEARITDLLCPLLERHDVLLDLHSFQSEGEAFAMIGPRDNAGALEPFARAFEEGQLALHMGTSRVVEGWLDIYAAGLAQRAGGQAADEAALAFGWGTNEYMRSRGGYGVTLECGQHQDPAAPEVAHRAIHAALRLLGMTAADPRAEPPAAPALLRLVSVTDRDSEDDQFVRDWATFDPVAKGEPIGERADGSVIAAERDGFIVFPNAQALPGTEWFYFAVESERDLRRRAA; encoded by the coding sequence ATGAGCGAGCAGCAGCCACCCGCACCCGACCTCCTTCGCATCCACGGCTTCACGTCCCTCGAGCCCGGGCCGAGGCTCATCGTCCTGGGCGGCGTGCATGGCGACGAAACCTGCGGCACCGTGGGCATCGAGCGTGCCCTGGCCGAGCTCGACAGCGGCGCCCTGCAGCTGCTACGCGGCCAGCTCACCCTCGTGCCCGTGGCCAACCCGCTGGCGCGCAGGCTGATGCGGCGCGAAGGCGAGCGCAACCTCAACCGCCTGTTCAAGCCAACGCCCACGGGCCAGGACCCGTCCGACTACGAGGCCCGCATCACCGACCTGCTGTGCCCACTGCTCGAGCGGCACGACGTGCTGCTGGACCTGCATTCCTTCCAGAGCGAGGGTGAGGCTTTCGCGATGATCGGCCCGCGCGACAACGCCGGCGCGCTGGAGCCCTTCGCGCGCGCCTTCGAGGAGGGGCAGCTCGCGCTTCACATGGGCACCTCGCGCGTGGTCGAGGGCTGGCTCGACATTTATGCAGCCGGCCTGGCGCAGCGTGCCGGCGGTCAGGCGGCCGACGAGGCGGCACTCGCATTCGGCTGGGGCACGAACGAATACATGCGCAGCCGCGGTGGCTACGGCGTCACGCTCGAATGCGGCCAGCACCAGGACCCGGCCGCGCCCGAGGTCGCGCACCGCGCCATCCATGCGGCACTGCGCCTGCTGGGCATGACCGCCGCCGATCCGCGCGCCGAGCCGCCGGCGGCGCCTGCGCTGCTGCGCCTGGTCAGCGTGACCGACCGCGACAGCGAGGACGACCAGTTCGTGCGCGACTGGGCCACCTTCGACCCGGTGGCGAAGGGCGAGCCCATCGGCGAGCGCGCCGACGGCAGCGTCATCGCGGCCGAGCGCGACGGCTTCATCGTGTTCCCCAACGCGCAGGCGCTGCCCGGGACCGAATGGTTCTACTTTGCGGTCGAGAGCGAGCGCGACCTGCGGCGGCGCGCCGCCTGA
- the ligD gene encoding DNA ligase D — MARSPRASEALAPYRRKRDFKKTPEPHQVGRASQGGHAFVVQKHHARQLHYDFRLELDGTLKSWAVPKGPCLDPSVKRMAVHVEDHPVSYADFEGTIPPRQYGAGTVIVWDRGEWEAEGDAARGLAEGKLKFELRGDKLRGRWTLVRMRGKGEKQEPWLLIKEQDAEARPLADYDIVEAEPDSVLSGSDVDHPPAVTYGRKAEPAPRPGPARAPRKATSAKRRQAALPERLEPELATLVSAPPAVPDDWLYELKFDGYRLLARIEGDQVRCITRNGNDWTSKLPGLAKALAKLPTRSAWLDGEIVVAGKNGAPDFQALQNAFDRRATADIVYWLFDAPFLDGEDLRALPVEERRARVAQLLGPKPPAGLHLSEAFEAAPRELLASSAELGFEGIIAKRKGSAYVSRRSPDWIKLKNQRRQEFVIGGYTAPQGSRTGFGSLLLGVYDEQGHLQYCGNVGTGFDAGRLKDVKARLDRLASDACPFEKRPAGVKAHWVKPSLVAEVAFGEWTRDGRVRHAVFQGLRSDKPASQIRRELAQAPAANPLDHEASPSMKALHITHAERVIDQTSGVTKGELVAFYDQVGALMIPHLKGRPVALVRAPEGVGGELFFQKHASRNEMPGVKLLDPALDPDHEPLLQIDTVQGLLSAAQMNVLELHTWNATSNAIDRPDRITLDLDPGEGVDWAAMQEATLLVRTLLDELELPAFLKTSGGKGMHVMVPIRRHYGWDAVKGFAQALVIHLAETIPQRFVAKSGPRNRVGRIFVDYLRNGFGATTVCAWSARSRPGLGVSVPVEWDELPMLQSAAHWTVRTIGERLSVGNKPWAAMEKSRKGLAAAMKTLGYVPPDAP; from the coding sequence GTGGCAAGAAGCCCCCGTGCAAGCGAGGCGCTGGCGCCCTACCGCCGCAAGCGCGACTTCAAGAAGACCCCGGAGCCGCACCAGGTCGGCCGCGCCAGCCAGGGTGGCCATGCCTTCGTGGTGCAGAAGCACCATGCCCGCCAGCTTCACTACGACTTCCGGCTCGAGCTCGACGGCACGCTCAAGAGCTGGGCCGTGCCCAAGGGGCCCTGCCTCGATCCATCCGTCAAGCGCATGGCGGTGCATGTCGAGGACCATCCTGTGTCCTATGCCGACTTCGAAGGCACCATCCCGCCGCGCCAGTACGGCGCCGGCACGGTGATCGTCTGGGACCGCGGCGAGTGGGAGGCCGAGGGCGATGCGGCGCGCGGCCTGGCCGAGGGCAAGCTCAAGTTCGAGCTGCGCGGCGACAAGCTGCGTGGCCGCTGGACGCTGGTGCGCATGCGCGGCAAGGGCGAGAAGCAGGAGCCCTGGCTGCTGATCAAGGAACAGGACGCGGAGGCGCGCCCGCTCGCGGACTACGACATCGTCGAGGCCGAGCCCGACAGCGTGCTGAGCGGTAGCGATGTCGATCATCCGCCGGCGGTGACCTACGGCCGGAAGGCCGAGCCCGCCCCCAGGCCCGGGCCTGCCCGGGCGCCACGCAAGGCCACCTCGGCGAAGCGCCGCCAGGCCGCGCTGCCCGAGCGCCTGGAGCCTGAGCTGGCCACGCTGGTGTCGGCGCCGCCCGCGGTGCCCGACGACTGGCTCTACGAGCTCAAGTTCGACGGCTACCGCCTGCTGGCCCGCATCGAGGGCGACCAGGTCCGGTGCATCACGCGCAACGGCAACGACTGGACGTCGAAGCTGCCGGGCCTGGCGAAGGCACTGGCGAAGCTGCCCACCCGATCGGCCTGGCTCGACGGCGAGATCGTGGTCGCCGGCAAGAACGGCGCGCCGGACTTCCAGGCGCTGCAGAACGCCTTCGATCGCCGCGCGACGGCCGACATCGTGTACTGGCTCTTCGATGCGCCCTTTCTGGATGGCGAGGACCTGCGCGCCCTGCCCGTGGAAGAGCGCCGGGCGCGGGTCGCGCAGCTGCTGGGCCCCAAGCCGCCGGCCGGCCTGCATTTGTCCGAGGCCTTCGAGGCCGCGCCGCGCGAGCTGCTGGCGTCCTCGGCGGAGCTGGGCTTCGAAGGGATCATCGCCAAGCGCAAGGGCTCGGCCTATGTGTCGCGCCGCTCGCCGGACTGGATCAAGCTCAAGAACCAGCGGCGCCAGGAATTCGTGATCGGCGGCTACACGGCGCCCCAGGGCTCGCGAACGGGCTTCGGCTCGCTGCTGCTGGGCGTGTACGACGAACAGGGCCATCTGCAGTATTGCGGCAACGTGGGCACCGGCTTCGACGCCGGTCGGCTGAAGGACGTCAAGGCCAGGCTCGACCGGCTGGCGAGTGACGCGTGTCCCTTCGAGAAGCGGCCCGCGGGCGTCAAGGCGCACTGGGTCAAGCCCAGCCTGGTGGCCGAGGTCGCCTTCGGCGAATGGACGCGCGATGGCCGCGTGCGCCACGCCGTGTTCCAGGGCCTGCGCAGCGACAAGCCCGCGTCGCAGATCCGGCGCGAACTGGCGCAAGCGCCGGCCGCCAACCCTCTTGACCATGAAGCGAGCCCATCGATGAAGGCGTTGCACATCACCCATGCCGAGCGCGTGATCGACCAGACCAGCGGCGTCACCAAGGGCGAGCTCGTCGCCTTCTACGACCAGGTGGGAGCGCTCATGATCCCGCACCTGAAGGGCCGCCCGGTCGCGCTGGTGCGCGCCCCGGAGGGCGTGGGCGGCGAGCTCTTCTTCCAGAAGCATGCGAGCAGGAACGAGATGCCGGGCGTGAAGCTGCTGGACCCCGCGCTCGACCCCGACCACGAGCCGCTGCTGCAGATCGACACCGTGCAGGGGCTGCTCTCCGCCGCGCAGATGAACGTGCTGGAGCTGCACACCTGGAACGCCACCTCCAACGCGATCGACCGCCCCGATCGCATCACGCTGGACCTCGATCCGGGCGAAGGCGTCGATTGGGCCGCGATGCAGGAGGCGACACTGCTGGTACGCACCCTGCTGGACGAGCTGGAGCTGCCGGCCTTCCTGAAGACCAGCGGCGGCAAGGGCATGCACGTGATGGTGCCGATTCGGCGGCACTACGGCTGGGATGCGGTCAAGGGCTTCGCGCAGGCGCTGGTGATCCACCTGGCCGAGACCATTCCCCAGCGCTTCGTCGCCAAGAGCGGGCCGCGCAACCGGGTCGGCAGGATCTTCGTCGACTACCTGCGCAACGGCTTCGGCGCGACCACGGTCTGCGCCTGGTCGGCGCGCTCGCGGCCGGGCCTGGGCGTTTCCGTGCCGGTCGAATGGGACGAGCTGCCGATGCTGCAGAGCGCCGCGCACTGGACCGTGCGCACCATCGGCGAGCGCCTGTCCGTCGGCAACAAGCCCTGGGCGGCGATGGAGAAAAGCCGCAAGGGGCTGGCTGCGGCCATGAAGACACTGGGCTATGTGCCGCCGGACGCACCCTGA
- a CDS encoding ATP-binding protein: protein MPRLTLTRKIFFALAALLVMLLLISAGFSIFALQRGLGPYVAEIEIRRMDWLAQLLQKHYAAQGNWNALRDRDEVWHRLQMGDAGVTQQAGPRDAEDARLPPWYARPARPEAEPGGAPGPVPPPQLELLPRRFAPPPPPWLFPGLRDAVDSIYRRLGVIDAAGQRVIGATVDPASAAHLPIRLGNLVVGQLVLAPVEGLASEADRAFLARQSGYIALTGAVGLGLALVLSWLLARRWLSPIDALTQGAQDVARGRLGTRVQVRGSDELALLGRTFNDMAERLDTVEASRRAWLADVAHELRTPLAAMRAEIEALQDGVRSFDDRTALRLHRQVMRLNQLVDDLRSSMREPQADSITRAPVFPLMLLKEALAATRDRFARRRIAVEAEAVDALAAGSQPIVEGDAQRLHQVFMNLLDNTLSYTDGGGTLRIDAAVEGSAGAQRLVLRFDDSAPGVAPGELPLLFERLFRAEGSRSRALGGSGLGLSICRAMVEAHGGEIDASASPLGGLRITLWLPLEEKYMSSTAAPKANGTVAEGVVQ, encoded by the coding sequence ATGCCCCGCCTGACGCTCACCAGGAAGATCTTCTTCGCCCTCGCCGCGCTGCTGGTCATGCTGCTGCTGATCTCCGCCGGCTTCTCGATCTTCGCGCTGCAGCGCGGCCTCGGGCCCTACGTGGCGGAGATCGAGATCCGCCGCATGGACTGGCTGGCGCAGCTGCTGCAGAAGCACTACGCGGCCCAGGGCAACTGGAATGCGTTGCGCGACCGCGATGAGGTCTGGCATCGGCTGCAGATGGGCGACGCGGGCGTGACGCAGCAAGCCGGGCCGCGTGATGCGGAGGACGCCCGGCTGCCGCCCTGGTATGCGCGCCCGGCCCGCCCCGAAGCCGAGCCCGGCGGCGCTCCCGGCCCCGTTCCGCCTCCCCAGCTCGAACTGCTGCCCCGGCGCTTCGCCCCTCCGCCGCCGCCCTGGCTCTTTCCCGGCCTGCGCGATGCGGTCGATTCGATCTACCGGCGCCTGGGCGTCATCGATGCCGCCGGGCAGCGGGTGATCGGCGCGACCGTCGACCCGGCCTCGGCTGCCCACCTGCCGATCCGCCTCGGCAACCTGGTCGTCGGGCAACTGGTGCTCGCACCCGTCGAGGGACTCGCCAGCGAGGCCGATCGCGCCTTCCTCGCCCGGCAGTCGGGCTACATCGCCTTGACCGGCGCGGTGGGGCTGGGCCTCGCGCTGGTGCTCTCGTGGCTGCTGGCGCGGCGCTGGCTCAGCCCCATCGATGCGCTCACGCAGGGGGCGCAGGACGTGGCGCGCGGCCGGCTCGGCACCCGCGTGCAGGTGCGGGGTTCGGACGAGCTGGCCCTGCTCGGCCGCACCTTCAACGACATGGCCGAGCGCCTCGATACGGTCGAGGCGTCGCGCCGCGCCTGGCTGGCCGACGTGGCGCACGAGCTGCGCACGCCACTGGCCGCCATGCGCGCGGAGATCGAGGCGCTGCAGGACGGCGTGCGCAGCTTCGACGACCGCACCGCGCTGCGGCTGCACCGCCAGGTCATGCGGCTCAACCAGTTGGTCGACGACTTGCGCAGCAGCATGCGCGAGCCGCAGGCCGATTCGATCACCCGTGCGCCCGTGTTCCCGCTCATGTTGCTGAAGGAGGCGCTGGCCGCGACGCGCGATCGCTTCGCCCGGCGCCGCATCGCGGTGGAGGCGGAAGCGGTCGATGCCCTGGCCGCTGGATCGCAACCGATCGTGGAGGGCGATGCCCAGCGGCTGCACCAGGTGTTCATGAACCTGCTCGACAACACCCTCTCCTACACCGACGGGGGCGGCACGCTGCGCATCGACGCCGCGGTCGAAGGCAGCGCCGGGGCGCAACGGCTGGTGCTGCGCTTCGACGACAGCGCCCCGGGCGTCGCGCCCGGCGAACTGCCGCTGCTGTTCGAGCGCCTGTTCCGTGCCGAGGGCTCGCGCAGCCGCGCACTCGGCGGCTCGGGCCTGGGCCTGTCGATCTGCCGGGCCATGGTCGAGGCGCACGGCGGCGAGATCGATGCCTCGGCCTCGCCACTGGGCGGGTTGAGGATCACGCTTTGGCTTCCACTGGAGGAAAAATACATGAGCAGCACGGCCGCTCCGAAGGCGAATGGCACCGTAGCCGAAGGTGTAGTCCAGTGA